The following are encoded together in the Elusimicrobiaceae bacterium genome:
- the atpC gene encoding ATP synthase F1 subunit epsilon: MPEKLKLIIVTPERKLDEREVDFVTIPASGGEMGVLPGHVPCVVTLAEGLLRYRTGGSEEAFAVMGGFAEVLDNEVSVFAESGELAAEISEEKERQAIARAKDILAAKEKDLDIEAVQTNLRRAALRIKLAQKSNPRQHK, encoded by the coding sequence ATGCCTGAGAAACTCAAGCTGATCATAGTGACGCCCGAACGCAAACTGGACGAGCGCGAGGTGGATTTCGTGACGATCCCGGCGTCCGGCGGCGAGATGGGCGTGCTGCCCGGACATGTGCCTTGTGTGGTCACGTTGGCGGAAGGACTGCTGCGCTATCGAACCGGCGGGAGCGAGGAGGCGTTTGCCGTAATGGGCGGGTTCGCTGAGGTTCTGGACAACGAGGTAAGCGTGTTCGCCGAGTCGGGCGAACTGGCGGCCGAGATCAGCGAGGAAAAAGAGCGGCAGGCGATTGCCAGAGCCAAGGATATTCTGGCCGCAAAGGAAAAGGATCTGGATATCGAAGCCGTGCAGACGAATCTGCGCCGCGCCGCGCTGCGCATCAAGCTGGCTCAGAAGAGCAATCCGCGCCAGCATAAATAA